Proteins found in one Hemibagrus wyckioides isolate EC202008001 linkage group LG23, SWU_Hwy_1.0, whole genome shotgun sequence genomic segment:
- the LOC131344363 gene encoding tubulin polymerization-promoting protein isoform X1, giving the protein MSGAMGAALSCTGRQERRNADLSHTEGRTESDRRLLGSSTMEEFKVQSAKHPTPNSTPLRTPSEHSRERAKRLSTESNGTSEGAAGARTPVELTPLEEAFRRFAIHGDTRATGKDMHGKNWSKLCKDCGVIDNKSITLTDVDIVFSKVKNKSARTITYNQFKEAISELARKRFKDKTSEEAAEEVFKMIEGKSPIISGVTRAVASPTVSRLTDTTKFTGSHKERFDETGRGKGKAGRVDMVDTSGYVSGYKHAGSYEKKVQGKPQQKPM; this is encoded by the exons ATGTCGGGTGCTATGGGAGCCGCACTGAG CTGCACCGGGAGACAAGAGAGACGAAACGCTGACCTGAGCCACACTGAGGGAAGGACAGAGAGTGACAGGAGACTCCTAGGGTCAAG CACCATGGAAGAGTTTAAAGTCCAGAGCGCCAAGCACCCCACACCAAACAGCACACCTCTACGTACTCCCAGCGAGCATTCCCGAGAGCGAGCCAAGCGTCTCTCTACAGAGTCGAACGGGACCAGCGAAGGAGCAGCCGGCGCCAGGACGCCGGTAGAGCTCACACCACTGGAAGAGGCTTTCAGACGCTTCGCCATCCACGGAGACACCCGCGCCACTGGGAAGGATATGCACGGCAAGAACTGGTCCAAACTGTGCAAGGACTGCGGCGTCATAGACAACAAAAGCATCACCCTCACGGACGTGGACATCGTCTTCTCAAAAGTCAA GAACAAATCTGCCCGCACCATCACGTACAACCAGTTCAAGGAGGCCATTTCCGAATTAGCCAGGAAGCGCTTCAAAGATAAAACCAGCGAGGAGGCAGCGGAGGAGGTCTTCAAGATGATCGAGGGGAAGTCGCCAATTATATCTGGAGTTACG AGAGCTGTGGCATCCCCCACCGTATCCCGTCTGACCGACACCACCAAGTTCACAGGTTCTCATAAGGAGCGTTTTGACGAGACAGGCCGCGGGAAAGGCAAAGCGGGCCGGGTCGACATGGTTGACACGTCCGGCTACGTCTCAGGCTACAAACACGCAGGCTCGTACGAGAAGAAAGTTCAGGGCAAACCACAACAGAAACCCATGTGA
- the brd9 gene encoding bromodomain-containing protein 9 isoform X3, with translation MGKKHKKYKPEWRTVDGDYEDQPLDKPLKLVLKVGGSEVTELSGSGHDSSYYDDRSDHERERHKEKKKKKKKKSEKEKDKHLDDEERRRRKEEKKKKREREQLENTTNVPVEPFTLTKPVEVVVEERKRKREKFDVEPEEFLPSVKVEPETQGDRPVRACRTQQENESTPRQQLLEHFLRLLQRKDPHGFFAFPVTDAIAPGYSMIIKHPMDFSTMKDKIAMNEYKTVTEFKADFKLMCDNAMVYNRPETVYYKAAKKLLHTGFKMMSKAAILGDEDVAGEEPVPEVAHFHTESAKKSKKQPVKEPMMSDLYEPEGNACSLTDSTAEEHVLALVEHAADEARDRINRYMPNSKIGYIKKEGDGALIYTVVNQDPEAEDEETHIVDLSSLSNKLLPGLTTLGFKDDRRHKVTFLSSAYNTQTLQNNSIYPDLLPEEMDMLYSAYGDETGVQCALSLQEFVKDCGGFTKRLVDDLLDKMTGNDHSKAIYQIRQKRNLPVDEAKSALCDMQSADEAMMDSGSVLDFISLKNYPDMSLDMLNPLAGKPVKKEPEHEDTHQHFDDTAKLLQEFQDAAVDRVGSRPSSNLSSLSNASERDQHHLGSSPHLGVGDQSEMVHDPYEFLQSPEPDSGTS, from the exons ATTATGAGGACCAGCCCTTGGATAAACCACTGAAGTTGGTGTTGAAGGTCGGGGGCAGCGAGGTCACTGAACTCTCCGGCTCGGGGCACGACTCAAGTTATTATGATGATCGTTCTGACCACGAACGGGAGCGCcacaaggaaaagaaaaagaagaagaagaaaaaatcggAAAAAGAGAAGGACAAGCATTTGGATGATGAAGAAAGGCGAAGAAGAAAG gaggagaaaaagaagaaacgtGAGCGAGAGCAGCTAGAAAACACGACCAACGTCCCGGTGGAGCCCTTCACCCTGACTAAGCCTGTAGAG gtggtggtggaggagaggaagaggaagagggagaagtTTGATGTTGAGCCTGAAGAGTTCCTCCCCAGCGTGAAGGTGGAGCCAGAGACACAGGGAGACCGGCCCGTCAGAGCCTGCCGCACTCAGCAAG AAAACGAGAGCACGCCTCGCCAGCAGCTCCTCGAGCACTTCCTGCGTCTTCTACAGAG GAAAGACCCACATGGGTTTTTTGCCTTCCCTGTGACGGACGCCATCGCACCAGGCTACTCCATGATCATCAAACACCCCATGGATTTCAGCACCATGAAGGACAAAATTGCCATGAACGAATACAAGACAGTCACAGAGTTTAAG GCCGATTTCAAGCTGATGTGTGACAACGCCATGGTGTATAACAGACCCGAGACAGTCTACTATAAAGCTGCTAAGAAGCTTCTTCACACAGGCTTCAAGATGATGAGCAAA GCCGCCATTCTGGGCGACGAGGACGTAGCCGGGGAGGAACCTGTTCCGGAAGTTGCCCATTTCCACACCGAGTCAGCCAAAAAATCGAAAAAGCAGCCGGTTAAAGAGCCCATGATGAG TGATCTGTACGAGCCGGAGGGGAACGCGTGTAGCCTGACGGACAGCACCGCCGAGGAACATGTCCTGGCGCTGGTGGAGCACGCAGCCGACGAGGCCCGGGATCGCATCAACCGCTACATGCCAAACTCGAAG ATAGGATACATCAAAAAGGAAGGAGACGGAGCGCTGATTTATACCGTAGTTAATCAGGATCCAGAGGCAGAAG ATGAAGAGACCCATATTGTAGATTTAAGCTCTCTCTCCAATAAGCTCCTCCCTGGCCTTACAACATTAGGATTTAAAGATGACCGGAGACACAAGG TGACGTTCCTGAGTAGCGCCTACAACACTCAGACGCTGCAGAACAACTCCATCTACCCAGACCTGCTTCCCGAGGAGATGGATATGCTGTACTCGGCGTATGGAGACGAGACAggggtgcagtgtgctctcag CCTCCAGGAGTTCGTGAAGGATTGTGGCGGTTTTACCAAGAGGCTCGTCGATGATCTGTTAGATAAAATGACAGGCAACGATCACTCCAAGGCCATCTACCAAATCCGACAG AAAAGAAACCTGCCAGTGGACGAAGCCAAGTCTGCTTTATGTGATATGCAG AGTGCAGATGAAGCCATGATGGACAGTGGGTCAGTGCTCGACTTCATAAGTCTAAAGAATTACCCAGACATGTCCCTGGACATGCTCAACCCTCTGG CAGGGAAACCGGTGAAGAAGGAACCCGAACACGAGGACACGCACCAGCACTTTGACGACACTGCCAAGCTACTGCAGGAATTCCAGGACGCGGCGGTGGACAGGGTCGGATCCAGACCTTCCTCtaatctctcctctctctctaatgccTCAGAAAGAGATCAGCACCATTTAG GAAGCTCACCTCACCTCGGTGTTGGAGATCAGTCAGAGATGGTTCACGACCCCTACGAATTTCTGCAGTCTCCAGAGCCGGACTCAGGCACCAGCTGA
- the brd9 gene encoding bromodomain-containing protein 9 isoform X2 produces MGKKHKKYKPEWRTVDGDYEDQPLDKPLKLVLKVGGSEVTELSGSGHDSSYYDDRSDHERERHKEKKKKKKKKSEKEKDKHLDDEERRRRKEEKKKKREREQLENTTNVPVEPFTLTKPVEVVVEERKRKREKFDVEPEEFLPSVKVEPETQGDRPVRACRTQQENESTPRQQLLEHFLRLLQRKDPHGFFAFPVTDAIAPGYSMIIKHPMDFSTMKDKIAMNEYKTVTEFKADFKLMCDNAMVYNRPETVYYKAAKKLLHTGFKMMSKQAAILGDEDVAGEEPVPEVAHFHTESAKKSKKQPVKEPMMSDLYEPEGNACSLTDSTAEEHVLALVEHAADEARDRINRYMPNSKIGYIKKEGDGALIYTVVNQDPEAEDEETHIVDLSSLSNKLLPGLTTLGFKDDRRHKVTFLSSAYNTQTLQNNSIYPDLLPEEMDMLYSAYGDETGVQCALSLQEFVKDCGGFTKRLVDDLLDKMTGNDHSKAIYQIRQKRNLPVDEAKSALCDMQSADEAMMDSGSVLDFISLKNYPDMSLDMLNPLAGKPVKKEPEHEDTHQHFDDTAKLLQEFQDAAVDRVGSRPSSNLSSLSNASERDQHHLGSSPHLGVGDQSEMVHDPYEFLQSPEPDSGTS; encoded by the exons ATTATGAGGACCAGCCCTTGGATAAACCACTGAAGTTGGTGTTGAAGGTCGGGGGCAGCGAGGTCACTGAACTCTCCGGCTCGGGGCACGACTCAAGTTATTATGATGATCGTTCTGACCACGAACGGGAGCGCcacaaggaaaagaaaaagaagaagaagaaaaaatcggAAAAAGAGAAGGACAAGCATTTGGATGATGAAGAAAGGCGAAGAAGAAAG gaggagaaaaagaagaaacgtGAGCGAGAGCAGCTAGAAAACACGACCAACGTCCCGGTGGAGCCCTTCACCCTGACTAAGCCTGTAGAG gtggtggtggaggagaggaagaggaagagggagaagtTTGATGTTGAGCCTGAAGAGTTCCTCCCCAGCGTGAAGGTGGAGCCAGAGACACAGGGAGACCGGCCCGTCAGAGCCTGCCGCACTCAGCAAG AAAACGAGAGCACGCCTCGCCAGCAGCTCCTCGAGCACTTCCTGCGTCTTCTACAGAG GAAAGACCCACATGGGTTTTTTGCCTTCCCTGTGACGGACGCCATCGCACCAGGCTACTCCATGATCATCAAACACCCCATGGATTTCAGCACCATGAAGGACAAAATTGCCATGAACGAATACAAGACAGTCACAGAGTTTAAG GCCGATTTCAAGCTGATGTGTGACAACGCCATGGTGTATAACAGACCCGAGACAGTCTACTATAAAGCTGCTAAGAAGCTTCTTCACACAGGCTTCAAGATGATGAGCAAA CAGGCCGCCATTCTGGGCGACGAGGACGTAGCCGGGGAGGAACCTGTTCCGGAAGTTGCCCATTTCCACACCGAGTCAGCCAAAAAATCGAAAAAGCAGCCGGTTAAAGAGCCCATGATGAG TGATCTGTACGAGCCGGAGGGGAACGCGTGTAGCCTGACGGACAGCACCGCCGAGGAACATGTCCTGGCGCTGGTGGAGCACGCAGCCGACGAGGCCCGGGATCGCATCAACCGCTACATGCCAAACTCGAAG ATAGGATACATCAAAAAGGAAGGAGACGGAGCGCTGATTTATACCGTAGTTAATCAGGATCCAGAGGCAGAAG ATGAAGAGACCCATATTGTAGATTTAAGCTCTCTCTCCAATAAGCTCCTCCCTGGCCTTACAACATTAGGATTTAAAGATGACCGGAGACACAAGG TGACGTTCCTGAGTAGCGCCTACAACACTCAGACGCTGCAGAACAACTCCATCTACCCAGACCTGCTTCCCGAGGAGATGGATATGCTGTACTCGGCGTATGGAGACGAGACAggggtgcagtgtgctctcag CCTCCAGGAGTTCGTGAAGGATTGTGGCGGTTTTACCAAGAGGCTCGTCGATGATCTGTTAGATAAAATGACAGGCAACGATCACTCCAAGGCCATCTACCAAATCCGACAG AAAAGAAACCTGCCAGTGGACGAAGCCAAGTCTGCTTTATGTGATATGCAG AGTGCAGATGAAGCCATGATGGACAGTGGGTCAGTGCTCGACTTCATAAGTCTAAAGAATTACCCAGACATGTCCCTGGACATGCTCAACCCTCTGG CAGGGAAACCGGTGAAGAAGGAACCCGAACACGAGGACACGCACCAGCACTTTGACGACACTGCCAAGCTACTGCAGGAATTCCAGGACGCGGCGGTGGACAGGGTCGGATCCAGACCTTCCTCtaatctctcctctctctctaatgccTCAGAAAGAGATCAGCACCATTTAG GAAGCTCACCTCACCTCGGTGTTGGAGATCAGTCAGAGATGGTTCACGACCCCTACGAATTTCTGCAGTCTCCAGAGCCGGACTCAGGCACCAGCTGA
- the zdhhc11 gene encoding palmitoyltransferase ZDHHC11 yields the protein MTSVSCFQRRFRRTVPSRRESSSELVTAPVHSRVNGWSSPLHVLQPVAWLIYSFMAIVGFGVYIPLLPPPWNYISYGVIGTAFVLHLLTHLAAVTTDPADYAVRAKKDYSIPMPVFDRKKQPHVIHNLHCNLCDVDVGSKVKHCGSCNKCIADFDHHCNWLNNCVGRRNYWLFFVTVLSAACGVFLLILVISFVFIEHFVNPEILRTAAAFQAANGSTIWFAFLPVAPVQTSSASLLVLAVITVIIALASFLLLCHLLLFHIYLLYKGMSTYEYIMKQRQLQISRQQEKGTTQPSSSDRTTSQNLGPFKMSLGCNGLLSGKSSIFKYQDRGRSMVSRSICSQRKPQSAGGEIGPNYGSNSAIQVIPGVAPGGWMMSMNRIERPSTVQSEDPVVQSPLGTSTVDPAEVRQQ from the exons atgacgAGC GTCAGCTGTTTCCAGCGGCGTTTCAGACGCACAGTGCCATCACGGAGAGAAAGCAGCAGCGAACTCGTCACGGCGCCGGTTCACTCAAGAGTCAACGGATGGTCCTCACCACTTCATGTTCTTCAGCCGGTGGCATGGCTCATATACAGCTTCATGGCCATCGTCGGCTTTGGAGTTTATATCCCACTCCTGCCTCCACCGTGGAACTACATTTCATACGGA GTGATCGGTACAGCCTTCGTCCTACACTTGTTGACTCATCTGGCGGCGGTGACCACGGACCCAGCCGACTATGCTGTGCGTGCGAAGAAGGATTACTCCATCCCTATGCCCGTGTTCGACAGGAAGAAGCAACCGCATGTCATACACAATCTGCACTGCAACCTGTGTGACGTTgatgt GGGATCTAAAGTGAAACACTGCGGCAGCTGCAACAAATGCATTGCAGACTTTGACCACCATTGCAACTGGCTCAACAACTGTGTAGGAAGGAGGAACTACTG GCTATTTTTTGTCACCGTGCTTTCGGCTGCTTGCGGAGTTTTCCTCCTCATCCTGGTCATCTCATTCGTCTTCATCGAACACTTTGTGAATCCTGAGATTCTTCGTACAGCAGCTGCTTTTCAAG CTGCTAACGGAAGCACGATATGGTTTGCATTTCTACCAGTAGCACCAGTGCAGACCAGTTCAGCCAGTCTGCTGGTGTTGGctgtcatcactgtcatcatcgcACTCGCCTCATTCCTACTGCTGTGCCACTTACTGCTCTTCCACATATACCTGT tatATAAAGGCATGAGCACCTATGAGTACATAATGAAGCAGCGCCAGTTGCAGATCTCCAGGCAGCAGGAGAAAGGAACCACACAGCCGTCTTCCTCTGACAGAACTACATCTCAG AACCTCGGACCGTTCAAGATGTCTCTAGGGTGTAATGGACTATTGTCTGGAAAATCAAG tATCTTCAAGTACCAAGACAGAGGGAGGTCAATGGTCTCAAGAAGCATCTGTTCTCAG AGGAAACCTCAGTCTGCTGGTGGAGAGATCGGTCCAAACTACGGCTCGAATTCAGCTATACAAGTGATACCAG GTGTAGCTCCAGGAGGTTGGATGATGAGTATGAACCGGATAGAGAGACCGTCGACCGTACAAAGCGAAGACCCCGTCGTTCAGAGTCCTCTCGGCACCTCCACCGTAGACCCGGCTGAGGTTCGACAGCAGTGA
- the brd9 gene encoding bromodomain-containing protein 9 isoform X1, whose translation MGKKHKKYKPEWRTVDGDYEDQPLDKPLKLVLKVGGSEVTELSGSGHDSSYYDDRSDHERERHKEKKKKKKKKSEKEKDKHLDDEERRRRKEEKKKKREREQLENTTNVPVEPFTLTKPVEVVVEERKRKREKFDVEPEEFLPSVKVEPETQGDRPVRACRTQQENESTPRQQLLEHFLRLLQRKDPHGFFAFPVTDAIAPGYSMIIKHPMDFSTMKDKIAMNEYKTVTEFKADFKLMCDNAMVYNRPETVYYKAAKKLLHTGFKMMSKERLLALKRSMSFMHDMDFSQQAAILGDEDVAGEEPVPEVAHFHTESAKKSKKQPVKEPMMSDLYEPEGNACSLTDSTAEEHVLALVEHAADEARDRINRYMPNSKIGYIKKEGDGALIYTVVNQDPEAEDEETHIVDLSSLSNKLLPGLTTLGFKDDRRHKVTFLSSAYNTQTLQNNSIYPDLLPEEMDMLYSAYGDETGVQCALSLQEFVKDCGGFTKRLVDDLLDKMTGNDHSKAIYQIRQKRNLPVDEAKSALCDMQSADEAMMDSGSVLDFISLKNYPDMSLDMLNPLAGKPVKKEPEHEDTHQHFDDTAKLLQEFQDAAVDRVGSRPSSNLSSLSNASERDQHHLGSSPHLGVGDQSEMVHDPYEFLQSPEPDSGTS comes from the exons ATTATGAGGACCAGCCCTTGGATAAACCACTGAAGTTGGTGTTGAAGGTCGGGGGCAGCGAGGTCACTGAACTCTCCGGCTCGGGGCACGACTCAAGTTATTATGATGATCGTTCTGACCACGAACGGGAGCGCcacaaggaaaagaaaaagaagaagaagaaaaaatcggAAAAAGAGAAGGACAAGCATTTGGATGATGAAGAAAGGCGAAGAAGAAAG gaggagaaaaagaagaaacgtGAGCGAGAGCAGCTAGAAAACACGACCAACGTCCCGGTGGAGCCCTTCACCCTGACTAAGCCTGTAGAG gtggtggtggaggagaggaagaggaagagggagaagtTTGATGTTGAGCCTGAAGAGTTCCTCCCCAGCGTGAAGGTGGAGCCAGAGACACAGGGAGACCGGCCCGTCAGAGCCTGCCGCACTCAGCAAG AAAACGAGAGCACGCCTCGCCAGCAGCTCCTCGAGCACTTCCTGCGTCTTCTACAGAG GAAAGACCCACATGGGTTTTTTGCCTTCCCTGTGACGGACGCCATCGCACCAGGCTACTCCATGATCATCAAACACCCCATGGATTTCAGCACCATGAAGGACAAAATTGCCATGAACGAATACAAGACAGTCACAGAGTTTAAG GCCGATTTCAAGCTGATGTGTGACAACGCCATGGTGTATAACAGACCCGAGACAGTCTACTATAAAGCTGCTAAGAAGCTTCTTCACACAGGCTTCAAGATGATGAGCAAA GAGCGGCTGTTAGCTCTGAAGCGCAGCATGTCTTTCATGCACGACATGGATTTTTCTCAGCAGGCCGCCATTCTGGGCGACGAGGACGTAGCCGGGGAGGAACCTGTTCCGGAAGTTGCCCATTTCCACACCGAGTCAGCCAAAAAATCGAAAAAGCAGCCGGTTAAAGAGCCCATGATGAG TGATCTGTACGAGCCGGAGGGGAACGCGTGTAGCCTGACGGACAGCACCGCCGAGGAACATGTCCTGGCGCTGGTGGAGCACGCAGCCGACGAGGCCCGGGATCGCATCAACCGCTACATGCCAAACTCGAAG ATAGGATACATCAAAAAGGAAGGAGACGGAGCGCTGATTTATACCGTAGTTAATCAGGATCCAGAGGCAGAAG ATGAAGAGACCCATATTGTAGATTTAAGCTCTCTCTCCAATAAGCTCCTCCCTGGCCTTACAACATTAGGATTTAAAGATGACCGGAGACACAAGG TGACGTTCCTGAGTAGCGCCTACAACACTCAGACGCTGCAGAACAACTCCATCTACCCAGACCTGCTTCCCGAGGAGATGGATATGCTGTACTCGGCGTATGGAGACGAGACAggggtgcagtgtgctctcag CCTCCAGGAGTTCGTGAAGGATTGTGGCGGTTTTACCAAGAGGCTCGTCGATGATCTGTTAGATAAAATGACAGGCAACGATCACTCCAAGGCCATCTACCAAATCCGACAG AAAAGAAACCTGCCAGTGGACGAAGCCAAGTCTGCTTTATGTGATATGCAG AGTGCAGATGAAGCCATGATGGACAGTGGGTCAGTGCTCGACTTCATAAGTCTAAAGAATTACCCAGACATGTCCCTGGACATGCTCAACCCTCTGG CAGGGAAACCGGTGAAGAAGGAACCCGAACACGAGGACACGCACCAGCACTTTGACGACACTGCCAAGCTACTGCAGGAATTCCAGGACGCGGCGGTGGACAGGGTCGGATCCAGACCTTCCTCtaatctctcctctctctctaatgccTCAGAAAGAGATCAGCACCATTTAG GAAGCTCACCTCACCTCGGTGTTGGAGATCAGTCAGAGATGGTTCACGACCCCTACGAATTTCTGCAGTCTCCAGAGCCGGACTCAGGCACCAGCTGA
- the LOC131344363 gene encoding tubulin polymerization-promoting protein isoform X2 translates to MEEFKVQSAKHPTPNSTPLRTPSEHSRERAKRLSTESNGTSEGAAGARTPVELTPLEEAFRRFAIHGDTRATGKDMHGKNWSKLCKDCGVIDNKSITLTDVDIVFSKVKNKSARTITYNQFKEAISELARKRFKDKTSEEAAEEVFKMIEGKSPIISGVTRAVASPTVSRLTDTTKFTGSHKERFDETGRGKGKAGRVDMVDTSGYVSGYKHAGSYEKKVQGKPQQKPM, encoded by the exons ATGGAAGAGTTTAAAGTCCAGAGCGCCAAGCACCCCACACCAAACAGCACACCTCTACGTACTCCCAGCGAGCATTCCCGAGAGCGAGCCAAGCGTCTCTCTACAGAGTCGAACGGGACCAGCGAAGGAGCAGCCGGCGCCAGGACGCCGGTAGAGCTCACACCACTGGAAGAGGCTTTCAGACGCTTCGCCATCCACGGAGACACCCGCGCCACTGGGAAGGATATGCACGGCAAGAACTGGTCCAAACTGTGCAAGGACTGCGGCGTCATAGACAACAAAAGCATCACCCTCACGGACGTGGACATCGTCTTCTCAAAAGTCAA GAACAAATCTGCCCGCACCATCACGTACAACCAGTTCAAGGAGGCCATTTCCGAATTAGCCAGGAAGCGCTTCAAAGATAAAACCAGCGAGGAGGCAGCGGAGGAGGTCTTCAAGATGATCGAGGGGAAGTCGCCAATTATATCTGGAGTTACG AGAGCTGTGGCATCCCCCACCGTATCCCGTCTGACCGACACCACCAAGTTCACAGGTTCTCATAAGGAGCGTTTTGACGAGACAGGCCGCGGGAAAGGCAAAGCGGGCCGGGTCGACATGGTTGACACGTCCGGCTACGTCTCAGGCTACAAACACGCAGGCTCGTACGAGAAGAAAGTTCAGGGCAAACCACAACAGAAACCCATGTGA